Proteins from one Actinomycetota bacterium genomic window:
- a CDS encoding SDR family oxidoreductase, whose product MSILSDFKLDGEKAIVTGASRGLGREVALGLAEAGADVAVVDKLLEAGKETTEMVKKLGRKSITLQADVTNEEDVKKMVEDVMSEFGKIDILVNNAGIVLWKAAEEMTYDEWKSVIDVNLNGVYLCSKWVGKEMIKRKKGSIINVSSMSAIIVNQPQKQANYNASKAAVSQLTKCLAYEWAPYNVRVNAVLPGYIGTPLLVEADEYYLNEWSNKAAQKRIPDPAELKGIFVFLASKAATYFCGSLIVADGGYILT is encoded by the coding sequence ATGAGTATTTTATCGGATTTTAAGTTGGATGGAGAAAAAGCTATTGTCACTGGTGCCAGCAGGGGCTTGGGCAGGGAAGTAGCTTTGGGGTTAGCTGAAGCAGGTGCTGATGTGGCAGTAGTAGACAAGCTATTGGAAGCAGGCAAAGAAACTACTGAAATGGTAAAAAAACTCGGCAGAAAATCCATTACACTGCAGGCAGATGTAACCAATGAAGAAGACGTTAAAAAAATGGTGGAAGATGTAATGTCGGAGTTTGGTAAAATAGATATTTTAGTAAATAATGCTGGTATTGTTTTATGGAAAGCGGCAGAGGAAATGACCTACGATGAATGGAAGAGTGTAATAGATGTGAACTTGAACGGGGTGTACCTTTGCTCCAAGTGGGTCGGCAAGGAAATGATTAAACGGAAAAAGGGTAGCATAATTAATGTATCTTCCATGTCAGCTATCATTGTAAACCAGCCCCAGAAGCAGGCTAATTATAATGCTTCCAAAGCAGCAGTGTCCCAGTTAACCAAATGTCTGGCTTATGAGTGGGCCCCTTATAATGTAAGGGTAAATGCTGTACTTCCTGGCTATATAGGCACTCCTTTATTGGTGGAAGCTGATGAATACTATTTGAATGAATGGTCTAATAAGGCAGCCCAGAAAAGAATACCAGATCCTGCAGAGTTAAAGGGTATTTTTGTATTTTTGGCTTCCAAGGCAGCCACTTATTTCTGTGGCAGCCTCATAGTAGCTGATGGAGGTTACATTCTTACCTAA
- a CDS encoding carbohydrate ABC transporter permease: MYNKDSVGKRIAFWIITVIVLLIVLGPLAWIFLTAFKPAQDIFTGNFAQQFLFTPTLENFQRLFVQFPFFQNLLNTVIVSVLSTVLVMIIAVPAAYSFARWNTGGGHLLFVTISTRMFPAVVAALPFFIVFRNLGLLDKHLALILLYMYFNVSFATFLLYGFFRDVPQELEQAALIDGYGRFNIFRRIVIPLIMPGIATTSVFCLIWSWNEFLFAFLFTRSAAKTVTVLISSFWGSIDIQYGTMAAGAAISILPTLIAAWFMQRYIIRGLTFGAVKG; encoded by the coding sequence ATGTATAATAAAGATTCTGTTGGTAAGCGAATAGCTTTTTGGATAATTACGGTAATTGTATTGTTGATAGTACTAGGACCATTAGCGTGGATATTTTTAACCGCATTTAAGCCGGCTCAGGACATTTTCACCGGAAACTTTGCTCAACAATTTTTATTTACACCCACTTTGGAAAATTTCCAGAGGCTATTTGTTCAGTTTCCATTTTTCCAGAACTTGCTTAACACGGTTATAGTTAGTGTTCTCAGTACAGTACTAGTAATGATAATTGCCGTCCCGGCTGCCTATAGTTTCGCTAGATGGAATACTGGGGGCGGCCATTTGCTTTTTGTTACTATTTCCACCAGGATGTTTCCGGCAGTAGTAGCAGCTTTGCCATTTTTCATTGTATTTCGTAATCTCGGTTTATTAGATAAACATTTAGCATTAATATTGCTGTATATGTATTTTAATGTATCATTTGCTACTTTCTTGCTGTACGGCTTCTTTAGGGATGTTCCACAAGAATTAGAGCAAGCTGCACTCATTGACGGCTATGGCCGATTCAATATCTTTAGAAGAATTGTAATTCCGCTGATTATGCCAGGCATTGCTACCACTTCTGTTTTTTGCCTGATTTGGTCTTGGAACGAATTCCTGTTTGCTTTTCTGTTTACCAGGAGTGCGGCTAAAACGGTTACGGTTCTAATTTCCTCTTTCTGGGGGTCTATTGATATACAATATGGAACCATGGCTGCTGGCGCGGCAATAAGCATATTGCCTACATTGATAGCAGCGTGGTTTATGCAGAGATATATTATTAGAGGTTTAACCTTCGGAGCTGTTAAAGGATAA
- a CDS encoding ABC transporter ATP-binding protein, with protein MAEVKFENVTKYYGKKMAIDDLSFTCKEGEFVSILGPTGAGKSTILKMIAGIETITSGKIYFNDMVVNDLPPHARNVSMAFETYNLYPHFDVYQNIAFPLRAPKWNFKLSKAEEREKVVEIAKFLGIDALLDRRPQALSGGQKQRVSLARALVRKPEVYLLDEPIAHLDAKLKFSTQTLLREFAVKYGSTIIYVTHDYREALALSDRMIVLRHGKIEQMDTPEEVYENPLSDFVGLSVGEPPMNLVDGTLIDKDGKTFFNALNSFELELSNEAAVDAKKTAKTVGQDLDIRLGIRSEYINISKEKQSEKAFQLPVYAITHEAESTLVYFELANTFLHSRIRGGVERSEFEIGDEVWIDFPEENTFFYVPTINLTK; from the coding sequence ATGGCAGAAGTAAAATTTGAAAATGTGACCAAATATTATGGCAAGAAAATGGCTATAGATGATTTGAGCTTTACATGCAAAGAGGGTGAATTCGTTTCTATACTTGGTCCTACTGGTGCTGGGAAAAGTACCATACTTAAAATGATAGCCGGAATAGAAACTATTACATCAGGCAAAATTTATTTTAATGATATGGTAGTTAATGATTTGCCTCCTCATGCCAGAAATGTATCTATGGCTTTCGAAACCTATAATCTTTACCCGCATTTTGATGTATACCAGAACATAGCTTTCCCTTTGAGAGCGCCTAAGTGGAATTTTAAATTAAGCAAGGCCGAAGAAAGGGAAAAGGTAGTAGAGATTGCCAAGTTCTTGGGTATAGACGCTCTGTTGGATAGAAGGCCTCAAGCATTAAGCGGCGGGCAGAAACAGAGGGTTTCACTAGCCAGAGCGTTAGTTAGAAAACCTGAGGTTTACCTTTTAGATGAGCCTATTGCGCACCTTGATGCTAAACTTAAGTTTTCAACCCAAACCCTATTACGTGAGTTTGCAGTCAAATATGGCAGTACTATTATTTATGTCACTCATGATTACAGGGAAGCGCTGGCTTTATCAGACCGAATGATTGTATTAAGGCATGGTAAGATAGAGCAAATGGATACACCAGAAGAAGTCTACGAGAATCCTTTATCCGATTTTGTGGGATTATCGGTTGGTGAACCGCCAATGAACCTGGTAGACGGTACCCTAATAGATAAAGATGGGAAAACTTTCTTTAATGCCTTGAATTCGTTCGAATTAGAGCTTTCTAATGAGGCTGCAGTAGATGCTAAAAAAACAGCTAAAACCGTAGGCCAGGATTTAGATATCAGGCTTGGGATCAGGAGTGAATACATAAATATCAGCAAAGAAAAACAATCCGAAAAAGCCTTCCAGCTTCCGGTTTACGCTATTACCCATGAAGCAGAAAGCACACTGGTATACTTTGAGCTTGCTAATACTTTCCTTCATTCCCGCATAAGGGGAGGGGTAGAGAGAAGTGAATTTGAAATAGGTGACGAGGTATGGATTGATTTTCCTGAAGAAAATACTTTCTTTTATGTACCAACAATAAATTTGACTAAGTAA
- a CDS encoding NAD(P)-dependent alcohol dehydrogenase — MKALYLMQKQVLQERDLPIPEPTDCEVQIKVKSVGVCGSDIHYYEHGRIGDMIVREPLILGHEVSGEITRIGSHVKDLEIGELVVIEPFVVCGKCEACRTGRYNLCPDHKFYATPPFDGALREYVTFDSSFVHKVPEGINAELATLVEPMAVGIYSSRCVGTGLGDKVIIYGAGVVGLCCLICAYSAGAKEVTMVDVRDDRLKIAEKLGATRIINPAHDDPSQYLNYYDIAYECSGAEPALIDASNRVKVGGRISAIGFHTKTTQEAPITQMVIKTQQLVATFRYANSFPAALDIILKNRDKVTKFITHRFKFEDSEKAFIAARDDKSAIKVMINM, encoded by the coding sequence ATGAAAGCATTGTATCTGATGCAAAAACAGGTTCTTCAAGAAAGAGATTTGCCTATTCCAGAGCCCACTGACTGTGAAGTACAGATAAAAGTAAAATCAGTGGGGGTTTGCGGTTCTGATATACATTATTACGAGCATGGGAGAATCGGGGATATGATAGTAAGGGAACCCCTCATATTAGGCCATGAAGTCTCTGGTGAAATTACAAGGATTGGCTCTCATGTAAAAGATTTGGAGATTGGAGAACTGGTAGTAATTGAACCTTTTGTTGTATGCGGCAAATGTGAAGCTTGCAGAACCGGTAGATACAACTTATGCCCTGATCACAAATTTTATGCTACTCCTCCCTTTGACGGGGCTTTGAGAGAATACGTCACCTTTGATTCTTCCTTTGTCCATAAAGTACCAGAAGGAATTAATGCAGAATTAGCTACCCTGGTAGAACCCATGGCTGTAGGTATTTATTCTTCCCGGTGCGTTGGTACTGGTTTGGGGGATAAAGTAATTATATACGGAGCAGGGGTAGTAGGCTTATGCTGTTTAATTTGTGCTTACAGCGCAGGTGCTAAAGAGGTAACCATGGTAGACGTCAGGGATGACAGGCTTAAGATTGCTGAAAAGCTGGGAGCAACCAGGATTATAAACCCTGCCCATGATGATCCCAGCCAATACTTAAATTATTACGATATTGCCTACGAATGTTCAGGAGCAGAACCGGCTTTAATTGATGCCAGCAACCGAGTAAAAGTGGGGGGCCGTATATCAGCCATCGGTTTTCATACTAAAACCACCCAGGAAGCCCCTATCACCCAGATGGTCATAAAGACACAGCAATTGGTAGCTACATTTAGATATGCCAATTCATTCCCAGCAGCTTTGGATATAATTCTTAAAAATAGGGATAAAGTAACAAAATTTATTACCCATAGGTTTAAATTCGAGGATTCTGAAAAAGCCTTTATTGCTGCCAGGGACGATAAAAGCGCCATAAAAGTAATGATTAATATGTAG
- a CDS encoding ABC transporter ATP-binding protein, with protein MSRIDCKNVWKIYQGDVVGVRDLNFTCNDKEFLAILGPSGSGKSSTLRMLAGLEEISKGDVLFDGERVNEKGPADRNIALAFESYALYYSMDVYENIAFPLRARGIKGEKLNEMVMEIVEALNLQPILRKKPGSLAGGYQQRVSLARALVRKPKLTLLDEPLSHMDQRIRGEIRAQISRIHKELGNTTIYVTHDQAEAIALCDRILVMHEAERQQIGTVDEIYNQPVNKFVANFIGQPGMNFINCGIDAPNKVFINTDKGKQLFEIAGKVDDKFVGSDAVMGVRPQQIKVIEENNRDSVIAGTVRIVEFQGDSTVVTAELGDESKSMVQVVITAGGVKFKRGDTCWMEFEPNNIHLFDKDSEKAIINR; from the coding sequence ATGAGTAGGATAGATTGCAAAAATGTATGGAAGATTTATCAGGGAGATGTTGTAGGCGTTAGAGACTTGAACTTTACCTGTAATGATAAAGAATTCCTTGCAATATTGGGACCTTCAGGAAGTGGAAAAAGTTCTACATTGCGCATGCTGGCAGGACTGGAAGAAATAAGTAAGGGAGACGTACTTTTTGATGGTGAAAGGGTAAATGAAAAAGGCCCTGCAGATAGGAATATAGCTTTAGCTTTTGAATCCTATGCCCTCTATTATTCCATGGATGTATATGAAAATATTGCATTTCCATTAAGGGCTAGAGGCATAAAGGGAGAAAAGTTAAATGAAATGGTAATGGAAATCGTAGAAGCCCTGAACCTACAACCAATATTGAGGAAAAAACCTGGATCCTTGGCAGGCGGGTATCAGCAAAGGGTATCTTTGGCCAGGGCCCTGGTTAGAAAGCCCAAGCTTACTTTGCTGGATGAACCCCTGTCTCATATGGATCAGCGTATCAGGGGCGAAATAAGGGCACAAATTAGCAGGATACATAAAGAACTGGGCAACACCACCATTTATGTTACCCATGACCAAGCTGAAGCTATTGCCCTTTGTGACCGTATACTGGTTATGCACGAAGCAGAAAGACAACAGATTGGTACCGTAGATGAGATTTACAATCAGCCGGTTAATAAGTTTGTAGCAAACTTTATCGGCCAGCCAGGTATGAATTTTATTAATTGCGGTATTGATGCTCCCAATAAAGTGTTTATTAATACTGATAAGGGCAAACAATTATTTGAGATTGCCGGAAAAGTTGATGATAAATTTGTAGGATCTGATGCTGTGATGGGAGTTAGGCCACAACAGATAAAGGTGATAGAAGAAAATAATAGGGATTCAGTAATAGCTGGTACAGTAAGGATAGTTGAGTTTCAGGGGGACAGCACAGTAGTAACTGCAGAGCTCGGAGATGAAAGCAAATCAATGGTTCAAGTAGTTATTACTGCAGGTGGTGTCAAATTTAAACGAGGCGATACTTGCTGGATGGAATTTGAGCCCAATAATATTCATCTTTTTGATAAAGACTCAGAAAAAGCTATTATAAATAGGTAG